The following nucleotide sequence is from Triticum dicoccoides isolate Atlit2015 ecotype Zavitan chromosome 7B, WEW_v2.0, whole genome shotgun sequence.
ACTCATGAAATAGAAAAATGGTCACCCAGATCCATAAGAGCAAAGCTCCCTTTGAGACTTCTTCGAGAATTGTAGACGGTCTCTCTATTTCCGCCCCCACCATCTCCCTTCGAGCAACATTTTTCCTCCATAAAAAATATCATATTTATTTTCAATGGGATTTTCATGCTAATTTTTCCACCTCGTGCGATTTGTGAGGCATGGCATCCATTTATGTCATATCATATCATATCTTCTTGTGTCTCGCCAAAGGGGTCACTCTAATAATTTAGGAATCAATCATTTAAAATTGTTGCTGTCAAGAACGAGATCATCACTGCTAGCGTGCACCTAACAGCAACATCGCTATTACCATATCGTTCTCCTTCATCTGCTGATGAAAATGAGTTGCAGAGAATCTGGTCCGCTACACATGGCCCTCGTGGCATCAATTCAGGCTTTGAGAGCTCAAATCATGTAGATTATGAGGTGTGAACTGGCCAGGTTAAGCCAGGGCAGAAGGAAAATAGACACGTCGCATACAAGACTTGCAAGGAAGGTAAATAATACAACTTGAGTCAAGATCAGATAACACAGTGAGAGTTAAAAAGAAGAAGCTGAAGTTTTACTAAAgcggcgacaagtaatatggatcggagggagtatcaaATTTCAAAGTACTATCTGGCATTTGATGATTTGCTAACCTAATGTAAAATGAATGAATACAACAGCATGAACAACTAAAAACAACACAATGTGATTTTTATGATCCTTTTCAACTATATGTCTGTGTAATGAGGAAAAAAAAACATGTATATATGGTCCATCAGCCCCTGTTGGCGAGTAACGAAGCCTCGTCGTCATCTTGCCCTACATCAAGATGCTCCTGGGTTTTGCATTCCTGGAGCGAGGCATCGGTGCTCGTATTCTTGTCAACGGTAAGGGAGGTTAGCTCGACGTTCTCTATTCGTCGAGCCTCGGCACCGTCATACTCAGCCAGCAAATCAGCAGGAAGTATGTTAGAATTCGGGTCACTTCTCGGCACCAAGAATAGCAGTGCCAACGGTAGTAGCCTCATCACATTTCGGATCAAGATGGCGGCCCAGAGGTTTTTGAACTCTGTTCTTGTGATCCTTAACAAATGAAGGAGTAGCCCACCGATCCAAGATGCTGACAGCACGCCAATATTGTCAATGGACATGAGCAGCGCGAAGAATGTGCCCTCGATGCCAGGTGGGCAAAGCTTTGAGCTGAGCACCAAAAGAGGCATCCACTTGATGCGATTGATCATCTTGGCGACCCCCTCGTCGATCACAGCGAAGTAGTAATCAGGTATCCCAAGTTTTAGATTTAGACGAAGTACCAAAATCAGATCAAGCATTCCTGACAGGCTTAGCAGCAACTGACTTGAACAAAGAACACTGCGAAAAGAGTGGTCCCTCAGAATATTCTGATAAAGTATAACTCCAACAAGAGATCCCACTGAACCAATTGCGAAGATAAACCCAATGAATCCCTGGTAAAGTAGAAAAAAAGTCTTATTTCGGTCATGCGTCAAAGATTGTTAAATTCCCAAAAGAAATGTTATATTTGCATCAGATGTACCCACACTGCCCCTTTTTTATTTGATGCTTTAGAATAAGAAGCAAACTTTCTAACATTTGTTCGGGAATATATCCAAAACTATCTATATTGCATATAAATatatatattggatttttcttCAAAAGTAATTTATTGATATCATAATTTTACAAAATATGTTAATTTGAAGATATGGAACATCTTGAAAAGATATTGTAGTCAAAATAGCATCTTGGAAATTATGAAAAGTCTATAACATGAAGTGAAAAGGAACACATGGGAGTCATTTCAGATATGTCAAGTACAGATGAATTTTCCCCGGGAAAAAAAGAATAATAGAATTTAACTGCAAGCAAACTGTAGTGTCATGAAAAAAGGAGCCAAAGGTCCAAAGAAACTATGAATTATATTATAGCACAAAAATGTATATAGGTGTAAGGTGTACCTCAGAGAAAGATGGCCCTGCACTTGGGTCTGTGTACCAGTAGAACATTCCTTCTTGAATATCCACACTGAGAGCAAGCGACATGTACATGTAAAAACATGGCCGCCATACTTCACGGCATTTTAAGGTCCTTAACATTTTTCCACTGGCTTCTACAAACTTCTTATGAGCCTACTTTGTGGTTTCAGACAGAAAATTTAGTGCACGCAAACAAAGTACTTATATCTGATCTCGAACAACACGAGGAAAACATTCTACTAACCTGCCCGTATGGGAAGTTAGGGATATAGACATCCTTTAGCAGTATTCCAGCTAAAATTACCAAGGCAGAAGGTATGGTTAAAATGCCAAGGGTTCCCTTGAGAAAGACAAGATTTATCTACTATCAGATTCCAGAAACCAGTACCATCCAAAGTAGTAATAATAGATAATTTACTTTCTACACGGCAAAATAGAGGAGCACAAGCTTGGTGTACTTATTCTTTATGCATACCCAGAGTGTATATGTGGATAAATACTCTGGATTGGATTTATGAGGAAGTTATCTAGCTCATTTGATTAGAGATGATCAATGATTGGGAAGTACATAGCGCTAAAATATCGAGTGTATGAGCTGGTGATGCTCACCTGTGATCCAATTGCATGAACAAGAAAACCACTTATTGAGAATCCAATAAGACCTCCAACAGATGAACAGAAGCCATTTAAGCTCATCATGTCAGCCGCGAGATGAGGGTGTATTAGACTGTTTTCGGCCACACAGGCATCTATAGTTACATCAGCTATTGCTACACTTGCACTCCCAGACATCAATGCCAACAATGCGAACATCACATGAAGCTTGCTGTGGAGAGAGACTATAAGCATAGCAATCACTCCCATTATGCCTGGGTATTCCTCGGAAAACAGGGAGGGGGCAAAATTAATAAAGAAAATCCATAGCCTGTTACCAAATTTAATAGTTACATTTAATCAAGAGAACGGCAGTAAAAATAACACTGCTACGGGGAATAGCTGATGTATTTTGCTTATGCCGCATTTTTGCTTTGAATATATGCAAGTAAACAGCTCCATTGATTCCTTCGTAATTGTTGGTCACATTTAGCATTTCCCTATATGCAAAGTTATTCAGAAGTGAAATATGGATATCCCCAATGGCAAAACAAGTTTGTTTTCTGATGTGACTCATTATCGTTCGGATGCATAGTGCCATAGTGCATAGCAGCAAAGAAATGACAGTCCTATCTGAGCCACAGGCATAATCGCCTCTATCGATTAGGTTCGTCACTGGTCACTAATCACTATACTTCACCAGCACCAAATGCTAGACACTACCACAAGTCTACAATTCAGTCAGACTTTCAGTTTACAGCTCATCAGTACACAAGTGTAACCAAAAGCCCAAAACAGTATGGATGCTCACCTGCAAGGACGAAGTAGGGCCGGCGCCGGTAGCC
It contains:
- the LOC119338306 gene encoding probable folate-biopterin transporter 2, with the protein product MSPQPPRDLPEDRGEANVLIEEAPGSPPAKEAGAGGAVGWALSPVAWFRMLVRELHWSFVLGVVATYGISQGLGGGISRVASDYYWKDVQKVQPSAAQVYHGVTSIPWLVKPVWGLLTDVLPVAGYRRRPYFVLAGIMGVIAMLIVSLHSKLHVMFALLALMSGSASVAIADVTIDACVAENSLIHPHLAADMMSLNGFCSSVGGLIGFSISGFLVHAIGSQGTLGILTIPSALVILAGILLKDVYIPNFPYGQAHKKFVEASGKMLRTLKCREVWRPCFYMYMSLALSVDIQEGMFYWYTDPSAGPSFSEGFIGFIFAIGSVGSLVGVILYQNILRDHSFRSVLCSSQLLLSLSGMLDLILVLRLNLKLGIPDYYFAVIDEGVAKMINRIKWMPLLVLSSKLCPPGIEGTFFALLMSIDNIGVLSASWIGGLLLHLLRITRTEFKNLWAAILIRNVMRLLPLALLFLVPRSDPNSNILPADLLAEYDGAEARRIENVELTSLTVDKNTSTDASLQECKTQEHLDVGQDDDEASLLANRG